From the Kribbella sp. CA-293567 genome, the window CTCGATGCGGATGGACCTGTTCACCACCCACTATCCCGACCGCGCGGCGCTGGAGACCTACACCCGCGGCTCTGCCGAAGTGATCGGGCTCCAGGTCCTGCCGGTGCTGGGCACGGTGACCAGCCGCGCCGAAGCGGCCCCCGCGGCCGCGGCCCTCGGGCTGGCGTTCCAGCTGACCAACTTCCTGCGGGACGTGGCGGAGGACTACGAACGCGGCCGGGTGTACCTGCCGGCCGACGAGCTGGGCGCCTACGACGTCGACACCGAACTGCTCGGCTGGTGTGTCACCCACCGGCGGACCGAACCCCGGGTCACCAAGGCGCTGGCCGAACAGATCGCCATCACCCGCCGGATCTACCGGGAAGCCGAGAAAGGCATCGCCATGCTCGCCCCGGTGTCACGACCCTGTGTCCGTACGGCGTACGTGCTGTACTCGGAGATCCTCAAACGCATCGAAGCCGCCGACTACGACGTGTTCTCCCGGCGGGCCCGGGTCGGCACTCCTCGCAAGGCCACCGTCGCGGCCAAGGCCTACGCCCAAGCCGTCTGGGCCCGCCGCTCGAAACTTCGCTGGCCGGCCGCCTCCGGTCAGGGACGAGTGCCGGACGGCAGGACGACCTGACGCTTTTGTGAGGTTGCGCCGCGGGCCGAGTGTGTCCGGCCTGTGAGTGGGCACTGAGGACGCGAATACTTTCGCCGACTCGCAGGGGAGTTGCTGTGGCCACGGACACGAGCGAACAGCGCGGTCGTACCTTCTTCGGGCAACCGCCGGTGCTGGCCAACCTGTTCGGCGTCGAGCTGTGGGAGCGGTTCTCGTTCTACGGCATGCAGGGCATCCTGCTGATCTACCTCTACTACTCCGCGGCCGAAGGCGGCCTGGGAATCGACGAGGGGACCGCCACCAGCATCGTCGGCGCGTACGGCGGTCTGGTCTACCTCTCGACGATCGCCGGTGGCTGGCTGGCCGACCGGCTGCTCGGCGCGGAGCGAACGCTCTTCTACAGCGCTGTCGTGGTGATGTGCGGCCACATCGGGCTGGCGCTGATCCCCGGGATGGCCGGGGTGGCGGTCGGCCTGGTCCTGATCGGCTTCGGCAGCGGCGGTGTGAAGGCTACCGCCACCTCCCTGGTCGGCACCCTGTACGCCGCCGACGACGAGCGTCGCGACGCCGGCTTCTCGCTCTTCTATCTCGGCATCAACCTCGGCGCACTGGCCGGTCCGCTGCTCACCGGGCTGCTGCAGAAGAACGTCGGCTTCCACTACGGGTTCGGACTGGCGGCCGTGGGCATGGCGGTCGGTCTGGTGCAGTACAGCTTCGGGCGCCGGCGACTCAGCGATGCCGCCCGCGAAGTACCGGATCCCATCCCGGCCGCCGGCTTGCGCCGCGTCGCCTTCGGGGTGGCCGCCGCCGTTGTGATCGTCGTCGTGGTCCTGGCGACCGGGCTGCTCCCGGCGGCCCGCTACGCGACCGCGGTCGTGGTGCTGAGCCTGATCGCGGCGGTCAGCTACTTCGTGGTCATCCTGCGGAGCCGCCGCGTGACGCCGGCCGAACGGCGGCGGGTGCTCGCGTTCATCCCGTTGTTCGTCGCGAGCGCGGCCTTCTGGTCGCTCTACCAGCAGCAGTTCACGGTGGTGACCATCTACTCCGACCAGCGGCTGGACCGGACCGTGTTCGGCTGGGAGATGCCGGTCTCGTTCGTGCAGTCGATCAATCCGATCATGATCATCGTGCTGTCCGGCCTGTTCGCGGCGCTGTGGACCAAACTCGGCTCCCGGCAGCCGTCCACCCCGGTCAAGTTCAGTCTCGGCCTGGCCGTCATGGGGGTCGCGTTCCTGCTGTTCCTTCCGATGGCCGGCGGAGGCCCGAACAGCGCCCCGCTGATCGGCCTGGCCGGCGTCCTGCTGGTCTTCACCATCGCCGAACTGCTGCTGTCACCCGTCGGGCTGTCCCTGGCGACCAAGCTCGCTCCCGAGGCGTTCCGGACCCAGATGGTCGCGCTGTTCTTCCTCTCGATCGCCCTCGGTACGGCGATGTCGGGGGTCCTCGCCAAGTTCTACAGCGCCGACCACGAGACGGCGTACTTCGGCGTCATCGGGGCCGTGGCCCTGGCCCTCGCCGCGATGCTGGCTCTCGCCGTCGGGCCGATCCGCAAACTGATGAGCGGAGTTCACTGAGCGGTGAACGCCTGCACGGCGGCGGCCACCGCGGTGGGGTTGTCCTGATGAGCGTTGTGCCTGGCGCACGGAACGACCACATACTTGCTGCCGTGGTGATGACGGGCCCAGCGCGGCGCCTCCGACGAGATGATGCCGGTGCGATCGTCCGTACCGTGCATGATCAGCAAGGGCGCCTGCAACCGCCGCTCCGGTTCGTCCGCGAAACCGTGGGTCAGCGCGGTCCAGACCGACAGGACGGATCGGGTGCCGACGCGTGCGCTCGTACGGCGTACGTACCGGCGTACTTCGGGGTGGTGACTTGCCTGGACGGCGGTGTGACGCCGGCGCACCCAGGCCGGTAGCGCCGCGATCAGCGCGGCCGAGGCTCGCAACGCACGTAGCTGGTAGCGGGCCGGCAGGAGTGTCGCGCTGGTGCATCCGATCGCGATCAGGGCGGCGATCCGGTCGGGTCGCCGGAACGCGACGTGCTGACTGAGATAGCCGCCGAGCGAATGCCCCAGCAGGGTGACCGGCTCAGCTCCCGCGGCGTCGTCCATCACCGCGACGGCGTCGTCGACCAGGGTGGCCATGGTCGTCCTGCCGTTCGCCGGCGGGGACTGGCCGTGACCTGGCAGATCCCACGCCACCGTCCGCCACCCGGCTTCGACGAGCAGGGGAGTCAGCTCGTCGAAGCTGTGGTGGTCGAGGGCGGTGGCGTGGGTCAGCAGCATCCACGGGCCGCGCGATCCGCTCGTCCAGTAGTGCAGCCGGCCGGCGGCCACGCGGTGCTCTGCCGAGCCGAGTTCGCTCAGGGCCGGGACCTGCGCGGCGCCAAGGCGACGCCGAGTCCGATCATCCCGGCAGCGAGGCCGAGGTGCAGCCAGTTGTCAGCGGTGTTGAGCGGCACGAAGTTCGCGGCGCTGGACTGGTCGATGACGAGGCCGTAGATCCACAGCACCAGGTAGACGACGCCACCACCGATCAGGTAGTTGCGGGCGCCGGCTGCCGTACGGGCCAGCGCCAGCCCGGCGACCCCGAACAGCAGGTGCACGAGGTTGTGCAGGATCGAGACCTGGAAGATGCCGAGCAGCATGGCCTCGGAGTGGTGACCACCGAACATCATGGTGTCGTAGTCGGTGGTGATACCGGGCACGAAGCCGAGGATGCCGACCGCGAGGAAGGTGACCGCGACGACGGTCGCGGCGAGTTGGACCCGGGTCGCGGTCATGCGACGGGCCGAGCTGGTCTGGGACATGGCGGGCGTCTCCTGACGGTGGCGGTCTGGAGACCTCCTCCAGACCTGATCCGGATGGACGCGGGGCCCGGTACCCGTGGCGTTTCCGGACATGCCGCCGGCCGGCGCGGTTACCGGATCGTGACCCGTGGTGCGGCGGTGAATCCTATGCAGAGAACCTCTGCAGCCGGTCCGATCCGGATTACACTGAGCGCAGATTGCTGGTGCTCGTAAGGAGTTTGCTGGATGACCGCGGATACTTCCGACGACCTGACCGCGGTGATGACCGCGGCGGCCGCCGCCCTACAGGCGCCCCTCGACCTGGGCAAGACGCTGGAGCAACTGCTGGCCAGCGCGGTCGACACGGTGCCGGGGATCGACCAGGCGAGCCTGTCGGTCACCACTCGTGACGGTCTGATCGAAACCCTGGCTCCGACCGACGAGCGGGTGGTGCGCGCGGATCAACTGCAGTACGAGTTGCGTGAGGGGCCCTGCCTGCAGGCGGCGCTGTCCGAGCCGGTGGTCGAGGCCCTCGACCTGGCCTCCGATCACCGCTGGCCGCAGTACGGGCCGCAGGCCGCGGCGCTGGGCTTCGGCGCGCAGATCGCCTTCCAGTTCCGGGCCGAGCCGCATGCCCGCGGCGCACTGAACCTGTACGCCGATCGCGCGCACAGCCTGGACGGCGACACCCGCGCCCTGGGTGCGTTGTTCGCCGGGCTGGTCGCGGTCGCGATGGGGTGGGCCCGGCAGGAGGACACCATGAACCAGGCCCTGGCCACCCGCAACGTGATCGGCCAGGCGGTCGGCATCGTGATGGAGCGCTACACGATCGACCCCGACCGCGCCTTCGCCTTCCTGGTCCGGACCTCACAGGACAGCAACACCAAGCTC encodes:
- a CDS encoding phytoene/squalene synthase family protein, yielding MTTSELDAAGIADPRLRAAYDRCRRLNAEHGRTYFLATRMLTAPQRPAIHALYGFARYADDIVDLPPAEATTTDIEAALRVVTDDLFAGLRAGHSPDPILAAVIDTAHRYTITDDLFDDFLASMRMDLFTTHYPDRAALETYTRGSAEVIGLQVLPVLGTVTSRAEAAPAAAALGLAFQLTNFLRDVAEDYERGRVYLPADELGAYDVDTELLGWCVTHRRTEPRVTKALAEQIAITRRIYREAEKGIAMLAPVSRPCVRTAYVLYSEILKRIEAADYDVFSRRARVGTPRKATVAAKAYAQAVWARRSKLRWPAASGQGRVPDGRTT
- a CDS encoding peptide MFS transporter, with the protein product MATDTSEQRGRTFFGQPPVLANLFGVELWERFSFYGMQGILLIYLYYSAAEGGLGIDEGTATSIVGAYGGLVYLSTIAGGWLADRLLGAERTLFYSAVVVMCGHIGLALIPGMAGVAVGLVLIGFGSGGVKATATSLVGTLYAADDERRDAGFSLFYLGINLGALAGPLLTGLLQKNVGFHYGFGLAAVGMAVGLVQYSFGRRRLSDAAREVPDPIPAAGLRRVAFGVAAAVVIVVVVLATGLLPAARYATAVVVLSLIAAVSYFVVILRSRRVTPAERRRVLAFIPLFVASAAFWSLYQQQFTVVTIYSDQRLDRTVFGWEMPVSFVQSINPIMIIVLSGLFAALWTKLGSRQPSTPVKFSLGLAVMGVAFLLFLPMAGGGPNSAPLIGLAGVLLVFTIAELLLSPVGLSLATKLAPEAFRTQMVALFFLSIALGTAMSGVLAKFYSADHETAYFGVIGAVALALAAMLALAVGPIRKLMSGVH
- a CDS encoding alpha/beta fold hydrolase, with protein sequence MAAGRLHYWTSGSRGPWMLLTHATALDHHSFDELTPLLVEAGWRTVAWDLPGHGQSPPANGRTTMATLVDDAVAVMDDAAGAEPVTLLGHSLGGYLSQHVAFRRPDRIAALIAIGCTSATLLPARYQLRALRASAALIAALPAWVRRRHTAVQASHHPEVRRYVRRTSARVGTRSVLSVWTALTHGFADEPERRLQAPLLIMHGTDDRTGIISSEAPRWARHHHGSKYVVVPCARHNAHQDNPTAVAAAVQAFTAQ
- a CDS encoding DUF4383 domain-containing protein, with product MSQTSSARRMTATRVQLAATVVAVTFLAVGILGFVPGITTDYDTMMFGGHHSEAMLLGIFQVSILHNLVHLLFGVAGLALARTAAGARNYLIGGGVVYLVLWIYGLVIDQSSAANFVPLNTADNWLHLGLAAGMIGLGVALAPRRSRP
- a CDS encoding GAF and ANTAR domain-containing protein, producing MTADTSDDLTAVMTAAAAALQAPLDLGKTLEQLLASAVDTVPGIDQASLSVTTRDGLIETLAPTDERVVRADQLQYELREGPCLQAALSEPVVEALDLASDHRWPQYGPQAAALGFGAQIAFQFRAEPHARGALNLYADRAHSLDGDTRALGALFAGLVAVAMGWARQEDTMNQALATRNVIGQAVGIVMERYTIDPDRAFAFLVRTSQDSNTKLKTVADGIVADVIEKATRRSS